The Oenanthe melanoleuca isolate GR-GAL-2019-014 chromosome 1A, OMel1.0, whole genome shotgun sequence genome contains a region encoding:
- the LOC130263686 gene encoding histone H2B 5-like encodes MPEPAKSTSAPKKGSKKAVTKTQKKGDKKRHKSRKESYSIYVYKVLKQVHPDTGISSKAMGIMNSFVNDIFERIAGEASRLAHYNKRSTITSREIQTAVRLLLPGELAKHAVSEGTKAVTKYTSSK; translated from the coding sequence ATGCCAGAGCCAGCGAAGTCAACCTCAGCCCCCAAAAAGGGCTCCAAGAAAGCCGTGACGAAGACCCAGAAGAAAGGTGATAAAAAGCGTcacaaaagcaggaaagagAGCTACTCCATCTACGTCTACAAGGTGCTGAAGCAGGTGCATCCTGACACGGGCATCTCCTCCAAGGCCATGGGCATCATGAACTCCTTCGTCAACGACATCTTCGAGCGCATCGCCGGCGAGGCGTCGCGCCTGGCGCACTACAACAAGCGCTCCACCATCACGTCGCGGGAGATCCAGACGGCCGTGCGCCTGCTGCTGCCCGGAGAGCTGGCCAAGCACGCCGTGTCCGAGGGCACCAAGGCTGTCACCAAGTACACCAGCTCCAAAtag